The DNA region TCCTCTTGGCGCTGAAGGTCTGCCTCGCGCGCGGCAACGACGTCCTGACCCTGATCTTCGACGAGATCGACCGCGGCGTCGGCGGCGCCACCGCCGATGCGGTGGGCCGGCGCCTCGCCCGGCTGGCCGAGGGGGCGCAGGTGCTGGTCGTGACCCACAGCCCGCAGGTCGCCGCACTGGGGGGCCATCATTTCCGGGTGGCGAAATCGGTCTCGGGCGGCATGACCACGTCGAATGTCGCGCCCTTGAGTGCAAGCCAGCGCATCGACGAAATCGCCCGCATGCTGGCCGGAGAAGAGATCACCCCGGCCGCGAAAGAGGCGGCGCGGGCGCTGCTGCAAGGCTAGTCCACGATCCGGTCCACCTGCCGGATGATCGACAGCACCCGTACGTTCCGGGGATCGTAGCGGATCAGATTGCCATTGACGATGCCGTAGCGGCTGCCGGTGGGCGGGTGGCTCATGCCGTAAAGCCCGGGCCGGGTGATGCGATGCAGCCGGCGCAGGTCCACCCGGTCGCCCACCCGCACCGCCGCGCCCGACGCGGTCTCGGCCGCCACCAGCGCCGCGCCATTCGCTCCGGCGCCGCGCTCGGTCTGCCCGGCCAGTCCGACCGAGGCGAGCGCCGCGGCCAGGGCGACGGCAAGGAACAGGCGAGGGCGATGGCGCAGCATGATTGCAACCCGGCACGACGTCGTTGATTGCGAGTCAACGCGCCGGCCCGGCACTCGGCTCCCTCACGAAGCCGCGAAATCAGCTGTCGCGGTGCCGTTTTTCGAATCTGGGCAGCATGGCCGAGAAATCCTTGCCCTTTCCGTCCTCCTCCTCGACGAAGCGGGCATAGAGCGCGGCCGCCAACTGGCCCATGGGCGTGTCGGCATCGGCCGATTCCGCGGCCTGCTGGCTCAGCCGCAGGTCCTTGAGCATCAGTTCCGCCGCGAATCCGGGCGTATAGCCGTTGTCGGCGGGCGAGACCGGCCCCACGCCCGGCGCCGGGCAATAGGCGTTCATCGACCAACTGTAGCCCGAGGAGGTCGAGACCACGTCGAACATCTTCGTGCGGTCCAGCCCCAGCTTGTCGGCCAGGGCGAAGGCCTCGCAGGTCACGATCATGGTGGCGCCCAGGATCATGTTGTTGCAGATCTTCGCGGCCTGGCCCGCCCCCGGATCGCCGCAGAGCACCGCCTTCTGGCCCATGATCTCGAAAAGCGGCCGCACCGTGTCGAAATCCTCGGCGCTGCCGCCGACCATGAAGGTCAGCGTCCCCGCCGCCGCCCCGGCCGTCCCGCCCGAGACCGGCGCATCCAGTGTCCCCAGCCCTGCCGTGCGCGCCTGCTGCGCCACCGCCCGGGCGCTGTCCACGTCCACGGTCGAGCAGTCGCAGAACACCGCGCCGGGCGTCATGGCCGGGATCGTCTCTTCGGCCACGCCGCGCAGGATGGCGCCGTTCGGCAGCATGGTCACGACCACCTCGGCCCCGGCGGCGGCTGCTGCGGCGCTGTCGGCCCGGGCGACGCCCTCGGGCATCGGTGCCGCGGTGTCGAAGCCCGCGACCGCATGCCCTTCCCGGGCCAGGTTGGCCGCCATCGGCCCACCCATATGGCCCAGCCCGATGAATCCGATCTTCATGTGCTTTCCTCCCAGCCAAGTTCGTCGGGTCCCAGCGGCGCCAGCATGGCGGCGACATGGGCGGCGCTGGCATCGGCCGACCATCGCGGATCGCGATCCTTGTCGATCAGCTGCGCCCGCACGCCTTCCAGAAAATCGCTCTCGGCGGTGGCGCGGGCGGTAAAGCGCAGTTCGCGGGCCAGGCTCTCCCGCAGGTCGCGATCGCCACGCGCGGCACGTACCAGAGCCAGCGTCGCGGCCATCGACAAGGGTGAGTTGCGGCGCAGCGCCGCCAGCGCTGTCTCCTCTCCCGCAGCCTCCAGCGCGGCGATGATCGCGGCCACGCTTGGACCGCCGAAGGCCGAAAGGTCGCGGCCCTCCAGCGGTGCCGGCGGGCGGGGATGGGGCGCGATGACCGCCACCGCGCCGGTCTCGGCCAGCCGCTCCTTCAGCGCCGGCCATTCCGCCTCGGGGATATAACTGTCGGCGAAGCCGGTGAAGATCGCGTCGCCCGGCCCCATGCGGGCGCCGGTCAGCCCCAGGTATTCGCCGCAGCGGCCCGGCGCATGGCCCAGCAGCCAGCTGCCGCCGACGTCCGGGATCATGCCGATGCCGCATTCCGGCATCGCGACCTGGGTGGTCTCGCCGACGATGCGGTGGCTGGCATGGCCGCCGACGCCGACGCCGCCGCCCATGACGAAGCCCTGCATGAAGGCCACCACGGGCTTGGGATAGCCGGCGATGCGGGCGTTCATGACATATTCGTCGCGAAAGAACGCACGCCCGCGCTGGTGCTCGCCCGCGAGCCCGGCGCGATAGACCGCGGCGATGTCGCCGCCCGAGCAGAAGGCGCGCTCGCCCTCGGCGTCGATGACGACCAGCGCCATCTCGGGATCATGCTGCCATTCCCGCAGTGCCGTGTCGATCGCCAGCGCCATGTCGTGGCTCAGCGCGTTCAATGCCCGCGGGCGGTTCAGGGTCAGGCGCCCGGCGCGGCGGTCCTTGCGGACGATCATCTCGGTCATCGGTCACGCTCCGCCAGCAAGGCGCGGCCGACGATCAGCCGCATGATCTCATTGGTGCCTTCCAGGATCTGGTGCACGCGCAGGTCGCGCACGATCTTCTCGATCCCGTAATCGGCAAGATAGCCGTAACCGCCGTGCAGTTGCAGGCATTGATTGGCGACCTCGAAGGCGCGGTCGGTCACGTAGAGCTTGGCCATGGCGCAGAACTTGCCTGCATCGCTGTCGCCGCGGTCCAGCTTCCAGGCCGCCTGGCGCAGGAAGATGCGCGAGGATTGCAGCGCCGTCTCCATCTCGGCCAGGCGGAACTGCAGCGCCTGGAACTGGTCCAGCGTCTGGCCGAAGGCGCGCCGCTCGGCCATGTAGCGCAGAGTCGCGTTCAGCGCCGCCTGCGCGCCGCCCAAGGCCCCGGCCGAGATGTTCAGCCGACCGCCGTCCAGCGCGGCCATGGCATAGGAAAAGCCACGGCCCTCCTCGCCGATCAGGTTCTCCTCGGGAACGACGCAGTCGTCGAACTGCACCTGCGCGGTCGGCTGCGCCTTCCAGCCCATCTTGCGCTCGGGCGCGCCGAAGCTCAGGCCGGGCGTGTCCGCCTCGACCACCAGGGTCGAGATACCCTTGGAGCCTTCGCCGCCGGTGCGGACCATGACCAGATAGGCGTCGGAGTAGCCGCCGCCCGAGATGAAGGCCTTGGTGCCGTTCAGCCTCCAGCCGCCCGGCACCCGCTCGGCCCGGGTGCGCAAGGTGGCGGCGTCCGAGCCCGAGCCGGGCTCGGTCAGGCAATAGGAAAACACGGTCTCCATCCGGCACAGGCCCGGCAGCCAGCGCGCTCGGCTGGCCGCGTCGCCGAAACGGTCGATCATGCCACCGCACATGTTGTGGATCGACAGGAAGGACCCGACCGACGGACAGGCCATGGCCAGCGCCTCGAAGACCAGGGTGGCATCGAGCCGCGAAAGTCCGGCACCGCCATGGGCCTCGGCCACCAGAAGCCCGCCGAAGCCCAGCCCCGCGGCCTTGTCCCACAGCGCGCGGGGGATGGTGCCGGCCTGTTCCCAGCCGCGGGCCTCGGGCGCGATCTCGGCCGCTCCGAAGTCGCGGGCCATGTCGAAGATGGCCTGCTGCTCGTCGGTCAATGCGAAATCCACTTTCCCCTCCCCTCGCTGCGGCCCGGCTTCTTTTGTGCGGAAATATCCCGGGGGAACGTCCCGCCGACCCCGTCGAGGGGCCGGCGGGACGTGGGGGCAGAGCCCCCTTTTGCCGTCAGTCCATAGCCTTGAAGTTCAGCGCCACGCCGTCCTTGATCCCCGAGAACCAGCGCGCCGTCACCGTCTTGGTCTTGGTATAGAAGCGGAAGGCGTCCGGCCCGTACTGGTTCAGGTCGCCGAAGGCCGATTTCTTCCAGCCGCCGAAGGAATAATAGCTCAGCGGCACCGGGATCGGGAAATTGATCCCGACCATGCCGACATTCACCCGGCTGGCGAAGTCGCGCGCGGTGTCGCCGTCGGCGGTATAGATCGCGGTGCCGTTGCCATAGTCGTTGTCCATCACCAGGTTCAGCGCCTCGTCATAGCTCTGCGCTCGCACGGTCGAGAGCACCGGCCCGAAGATCTCTTCCTTGTAGATCTCCATGTCGCGGGTGACGTTGTCGAACAGCGACGGGCCGCAGAAGAAGCCGTTCTCATAGCCCTGGATCTTCAGCCCGCGGCCGTCCACGACCAGCGTTGCGCCCTGGTCCACGCCCGAGGCGATCAGCCGCTCGATGCGCTCCTTGGCGGCGCCGGTGATGACCGGGCCGAAATCCACGTCCTCGCCGGCGGTATACGGGCCGACCTTCAGCTTCTCGATCTTGGGAATCAGCCGCTCGACCAGCGCATCGGCGGTCTTGTCGCCCACCGGCACCGCGACCGAGATCGCCATGCAGCGTTCGCCCGCCGCGCCGAAACCGGCGCCGACCAGCGCATCCGCCGCCTTGTCCAGATCGGCGTCGGGCATGATGATCATGTGGTTCTTGGCGCCGCCGAAGCATTGCGCGCGCTTGCCGTTCGCCGCCGCGCGGCCATAGATATATTGCGCGATGGGGGTGGAACCGACGAAGCCCACCGCCTGGATCACCTCATGGTCCAGGATCGCGTCCACGATCTCCTTGTCGCCGTTGACGACCTGCAGCACGCCATCGGGCAGCCCGGCCTCCTGCGCCAGCTTCGCCAGCAGGATCGAGGTCGAGGGCACGCGCTCGGACGGCTTCAGGATCATGGCGTTCCCGGAAACCAGCGCCGGGCCCATCTTCCACAGCGGGATCATGGCGGGGAAGTTGAAGGGGGTGATGCCCGCGACCACGCCCAGCGGCTGGCGCATGGAATAAAGGTCGATGCCGGGGCCGCCATTGTCGGTGAACTCGCCTTTCAGCATGGCGGGCGCGCCCATGCAGACCTCGATCACCTCCAGGCCGCGCTGCACGTCGCCGCGCGCGTCGGGCAGGGTCTTGCCATGCTCGCGCGAGACCAGCTCGGCCAGCGCCTCCATATTGTCCTGGATCAGCTGGCCGAACTTCATCATCACCCGGGCGCGGCGCTGCGGGTTAGTGGCGGCCCAGGCGACCTGCGCCTGCGCGGCGCCGGCGATGGCGGCGTCCAGCTCGGAAGGCGTGGCCAGCGGCACCTGCGCGATCACCTCGCCGGTGGCCGGGTTCATCACATCGCTGAAGCGACCCGAGGTGCCTTTGACTTCCTTGCCGTCGATCCAGTGGCTCAGTTCTTCCATGGGGGGTGCCTCCGCGGGTTCATATCTCGGATGGATCATAGACTTGCAGCATTGCCGGAAAAAGAGGAAGTCTGGCAAAAGGGTTTTGCATTTTTGCAAGGGTGGCGATGGACTGGGACGACCTTCGCATCTTTCTGGCGGTGGCGCGGGCGGACAGCTTGTCGGGCGCCGGCCGCCGGCTGGGCATCGACGCCTCGACCGTCGGCCGCCGGGTGGCGCGGCTGGAGCAGGGGCTGGGCGCGAAGCTGTTCCTGAAAACGCCGCAAGGCTATGCGCTGGCCCCCGAGGGCGAACGGCTGCTGCCCCATGCCGAGGCGATGGAGCTGGCCTCGGCCGGCGCCGAGGAGGCGCTGACCGGCCCCGGCGACCTGATCGGGCAATTGCGCATCGGCGCGCCGGACGGCTGCGCGAACTACCTGCTGCCGCAGGTCTGCGCCCGGATGGCCGAGTCGCATCCCGGGCTGGAAATCCAGATCGTGGCCCTGCCGCGGGTCTTCAACCTGTCGCGGCGCGAGGCGGACATGGCCGTCGCGGTCTCGCAGCCGCAGGCCGGGCGGCTGGTGGTGCAGCGCCTGACCGACTATCGGCTGCACCTGGCCGGGCACGAGGACTACCTGCGCGCCCACCCGCCGATCCGCGGGCTCGCGGACCTGCGCGGCCATCGCATGATCGGCTATATCGCCGACATGATCTTCGACCGCGAACTGGACTATCTGGCCGAGACCGGGGCGGACTGGGCGCAGCTGACCTCGAATTCCGTTTCCGTGCAGATGCAGGCGATCCGGGCCGGCGCGGGCCTGGGCATCGTGCACGACTTCGCCATTCCCTTCTGCCCCGGCGTGCGGCGCATCCTGACCGACCGGCTGTCGCTGACCCGCAGCTTCTGGCTGATCCGGCACCAGGACGACCGCCGCTCGCAGCGGATGAACCGGCTGGCGGATGTGCTGGCGCAGGGCATCCGCGCCGAAGTGGCGCGGCTTCAGGCACAGCTGTCCCCCTGAGGTCGGGTGCGACAGAGGGGGGGCTTGACGCAAGCGCGGGTTGAGGCAACCCTGAGAGGGCAGGGGCAAGCCCATGCCAGCCCGATCAAGGAGGAATAGATGCTCGTCAACCAGATCCTGTCGATGAAAGCCAGCGGCGAAATCTTCACCGTCGCCCCCGACGCCACGGTGGCGGATGCCGCCCGGCTGCTGTCGGAGAAGCGCATCGGTGCGATCGTGGTTTCCGACGACGGCAAGGTGCCGCTGGGCATCTTGTCGGAACGCGACATCGTGCGCGAGCTGGGCAGGCGGGGCGCCTCGGTGCTGGACCTGCCGATCAGCGAGCTGATGACCCGCAAGCTGATCACCTGCACCACCGGCAGCAGCGGGCTGGACGTGCTGAACCTGATGACGCAGGGCCGCTTCCGCCACCTGCCCGTGGTCGACGATTCGGGCGAGATGGTGGGACTGGTGTCCATCGGGGACGTGATCTCGGCCCGGCTCAAGGAACTGGCGGCCGAGAAAGAGGCCCTGACCGGGATGATCATGGGCAACTGAGCCCGTCCCCGTCCCGCCGCGCGCAACGCCGCGGCGGGACAAGGCCTTGCATAGCCTCGCAAAACCCTGTTTGACTGCGGGAAGGCGGCGAGGAGAAGCACCCATCATGCGCATCGGGCTTTACCCAGGCACTTTCGATCCCATCACGCTGGGCCATCTCGACATCATCCAGCGGGCGCTGGAACTGGTGGACCGGCTGGTGATCGGCGTCGCCATCAACCGCGACAAGGGCCCGCTTTTCCCGCTCGAGGACCGGGTCGCCATGGTGCGCGAGGAATGCGACCGCATCGTCGCCGCCCGCGCCAGCGGCGAGATCGTGGTGCATCCGTTCGAGAACCTGCTGATCGACTGCGCCCGCGACGTCGGCGCCACGGTGATCCTGCGCGGTCTGCGGGCGGTGGCGGATTTCGAATACGAATTCCAGATGGTCGGCATGAACCGGGCGCTGGACGCCAGCATCGAGACCGTCTTCCTGATGGCCGATGCCCGGCGCCAGGCCATCGCCTCGAAACTGGTCAAGGAAATCGCGCGACTGGGCGGGGACGTGTCCAAATTCGTCTCGCCGGCGGTGAACCAGGCCCTGGCGCAGCGCTTTGCGCGCTGAGGCTTTTTCTTTACCGCTTCCCTGCTAACCTTCCCGGCGTTGAAGGAGGAGCAGATGGTCGTGACCGATTCGGACCCCAAGCCCATTCCCCTGCCCATCCCCGAGCCGGAGCGGCCACCCATGCCCGACCCGATGCCCGATCCCGGCCCGGACGAGGTGCCCTTTCCCGAAGTGGTCGGACTGGGCGCCATCGGCGCCGCCCTGGGTGCCGGCTGGCAGGACTTCCGCCGCGCCCCGGCCTTCGGCCTGCTGTTTGCGGCCTTCTATGTGCTGGGCGGGCTGGTGCTGACGGCGGTGGCCTCGGCGGCGGGGCAGGAATGGTGGCTGATGCCCTTCGTCGTCGGCTTTCCGCTGATCGCGCCCTTCGCCGCGGTCGGGCTCTACGAGGTCAGCCGCCGGATCGAAGCCGACCAGCCGCTGATCTGGCGCGAGGTGTTGTCGGTGGTGGTGGCGCAGAAGGACCGGCAGGTGCCCTCGATGGCCATGGTCATCCTGCTGATGTTCATGTTCTGGGTTTTCGTTGCCCATACCACCTTCGCGCTGTTCATGGGCGTGTCGTCGCTGACCAACATCACCTCGTCGCCGGAACTGCTGCTGCAGGGCCGCGGGCTGGCGATGCTGGCCGTCGGCACGCTGATCGGCGCCGGCTTCGCGGCGGTGCTGTTTTCCATCACCGTGGTCGGGCTGCCGCTGATCCTGGACCGCGAGGTCGATCTGGTCTCGGCGATCATCGCCAGCTTCCAGGCGGTGGCCGCCAATCCCGGGGTGATGCTGGTCTGGGCCTTCGTGATCGCGGCGCTGCTGTTCCTGGGCATCCTGCCGATGTTCCTGGGACTTTTCGTGGCGTTGCCGGTGCTGGGCCACGCCAGCTGGCACATGTATCGCCGGCTGATGCCGGACGGCTGAGCCGCATGCAAAAGGCGGCCCGAAGGCCGCCCCGAAAGGCTCGCGAAGGATGAGGGATCAATCGGCGCTGGCGGCGGCCGGGGCCGGGCGCGCGGCGGGCGGCGCCAGTTTCGGCGTCACGCCATTGGCAAGCGGGTCTTCCTGGCGCTGCACCGAACCCTCGAAATGGGCGCCGGATTCGATGGCGATGGTCTTGTGGATGATGTCGCCTTCGACGCGGGCGGTGGCGGTCAGGCGCACCTTCAGGCCGCGGACGCGGCCGACGACGCGGCCGTTCACCACCACCTCTTCGGCGACGATCTCGCCGCGGATGGTGGCGCTTTCGCCGACGACCAGCTGATGGGCGCGGATGTCGCCCTCGACCGTGCCCTCGACCTGGATGTCGCCCTGGGTCTGGATATTGCCGGTGACGGTCAGGTCCGGGGACAGGACCGAAGGCGCGGTGCGATTGCGCGCGGCCGGGGCCGAGGCGGGAATGTCGTAGGTGGTGTCAAGGCTGCGCGTTTCGGGCTCGGGCGTCGGCTG from Paracoccus aminovorans includes:
- the mmsB gene encoding 3-hydroxyisobutyrate dehydrogenase codes for the protein MKIGFIGLGHMGGPMAANLAREGHAVAGFDTAAPMPEGVARADSAAAAAAGAEVVVTMLPNGAILRGVAEETIPAMTPGAVFCDCSTVDVDSARAVAQQARTAGLGTLDAPVSGGTAGAAAGTLTFMVGGSAEDFDTVRPLFEIMGQKAVLCGDPGAGQAAKICNNMILGATMIVTCEAFALADKLGLDRTKMFDVVSTSSGYSWSMNAYCPAPGVGPVSPADNGYTPGFAAELMLKDLRLSQQAAESADADTPMGQLAAALYARFVEEEDGKGKDFSAMLPRFEKRHRDS
- a CDS encoding enoyl-CoA hydratase/isomerase family protein, with amino-acid sequence MTEMIVRKDRRAGRLTLNRPRALNALSHDMALAIDTALREWQHDPEMALVVIDAEGERAFCSGGDIAAVYRAGLAGEHQRGRAFFRDEYVMNARIAGYPKPVVAFMQGFVMGGGVGVGGHASHRIVGETTQVAMPECGIGMIPDVGGSWLLGHAPGRCGEYLGLTGARMGPGDAIFTGFADSYIPEAEWPALKERLAETGAVAVIAPHPRPPAPLEGRDLSAFGGPSVAAIIAALEAAGEETALAALRRNSPLSMAATLALVRAARGDRDLRESLARELRFTARATAESDFLEGVRAQLIDKDRDPRWSADASAAHVAAMLAPLGPDELGWEEST
- a CDS encoding acyl-CoA dehydrogenase family protein, which encodes MDFALTDEQQAIFDMARDFGAAEIAPEARGWEQAGTIPRALWDKAAGLGFGGLLVAEAHGGAGLSRLDATLVFEALAMACPSVGSFLSIHNMCGGMIDRFGDAASRARWLPGLCRMETVFSYCLTEPGSGSDAATLRTRAERVPGGWRLNGTKAFISGGGYSDAYLVMVRTGGEGSKGISTLVVEADTPGLSFGAPERKMGWKAQPTAQVQFDDCVVPEENLIGEEGRGFSYAMAALDGGRLNISAGALGGAQAALNATLRYMAERRAFGQTLDQFQALQFRLAEMETALQSSRIFLRQAAWKLDRGDSDAGKFCAMAKLYVTDRAFEVANQCLQLHGGYGYLADYGIEKIVRDLRVHQILEGTNEIMRLIVGRALLAERDR
- a CDS encoding CoA-acylating methylmalonate-semialdehyde dehydrogenase — encoded protein: MEELSHWIDGKEVKGTSGRFSDVMNPATGEVIAQVPLATPSELDAAIAGAAQAQVAWAATNPQRRARVMMKFGQLIQDNMEALAELVSREHGKTLPDARGDVQRGLEVIEVCMGAPAMLKGEFTDNGGPGIDLYSMRQPLGVVAGITPFNFPAMIPLWKMGPALVSGNAMILKPSERVPSTSILLAKLAQEAGLPDGVLQVVNGDKEIVDAILDHEVIQAVGFVGSTPIAQYIYGRAAANGKRAQCFGGAKNHMIIMPDADLDKAADALVGAGFGAAGERCMAISVAVPVGDKTADALVERLIPKIEKLKVGPYTAGEDVDFGPVITGAAKERIERLIASGVDQGATLVVDGRGLKIQGYENGFFCGPSLFDNVTRDMEIYKEEIFGPVLSTVRAQSYDEALNLVMDNDYGNGTAIYTADGDTARDFASRVNVGMVGINFPIPVPLSYYSFGGWKKSAFGDLNQYGPDAFRFYTKTKTVTARWFSGIKDGVALNFKAMD
- a CDS encoding LysR family transcriptional regulator; translated protein: MDWDDLRIFLAVARADSLSGAGRRLGIDASTVGRRVARLEQGLGAKLFLKTPQGYALAPEGERLLPHAEAMELASAGAEEALTGPGDLIGQLRIGAPDGCANYLLPQVCARMAESHPGLEIQIVALPRVFNLSRREADMAVAVSQPQAGRLVVQRLTDYRLHLAGHEDYLRAHPPIRGLADLRGHRMIGYIADMIFDRELDYLAETGADWAQLTSNSVSVQMQAIRAGAGLGIVHDFAIPFCPGVRRILTDRLSLTRSFWLIRHQDDRRSQRMNRLADVLAQGIRAEVARLQAQLSP
- a CDS encoding CBS domain-containing protein; the encoded protein is MLVNQILSMKASGEIFTVAPDATVADAARLLSEKRIGAIVVSDDGKVPLGILSERDIVRELGRRGASVLDLPISELMTRKLITCTTGSSGLDVLNLMTQGRFRHLPVVDDSGEMVGLVSIGDVISARLKELAAEKEALTGMIMGN
- the coaD gene encoding pantetheine-phosphate adenylyltransferase — protein: MRIGLYPGTFDPITLGHLDIIQRALELVDRLVIGVAINRDKGPLFPLEDRVAMVREECDRIVAARASGEIVVHPFENLLIDCARDVGATVILRGLRAVADFEYEFQMVGMNRALDASIETVFLMADARRQAIASKLVKEIARLGGDVSKFVSPAVNQALAQRFAR
- a CDS encoding DUF2189 domain-containing protein, with product MVVTDSDPKPIPLPIPEPERPPMPDPMPDPGPDEVPFPEVVGLGAIGAALGAGWQDFRRAPAFGLLFAAFYVLGGLVLTAVASAAGQEWWLMPFVVGFPLIAPFAAVGLYEVSRRIEADQPLIWREVLSVVVAQKDRQVPSMAMVILLMFMFWVFVAHTTFALFMGVSSLTNITSSPELLLQGRGLAMLAVGTLIGAGFAAVLFSITVVGLPLILDREVDLVSAIIASFQAVAANPGVMLVWAFVIAALLFLGILPMFLGLFVALPVLGHASWHMYRRLMPDG
- a CDS encoding bactofilin family protein; protein product: MFSKTRVTEPGPRTQPTPEPETRSLDTTYDIPASAPAARNRTAPSVLSPDLTVTGNIQTQGDIQVEGTVEGDIRAHQLVVGESATIRGEIVAEEVVVNGRVVGRVRGLKVRLTATARVEGDIIHKTIAIESGAHFEGSVQRQEDPLANGVTPKLAPPAARPAPAAASAD